The following are from one region of the Falco biarmicus isolate bFalBia1 chromosome 1, bFalBia1.pri, whole genome shotgun sequence genome:
- the LONRF1 gene encoding LON peptidase N-terminal domain and RING finger protein 1, producing MAFSPVAVSSEASPEPGGSGSPGEEADGEREPLPRLGERPVPGNRLKEVVGASLASLCLGPLAGPQRLGTLVDCLVLNYRLRQGLGRSRDRGAEGGGAAEGPLRCCGCGRFLSEPVTVPCGHTYCRRCLRRELRARCRRCRDWLLPSGGTSTAAAPLRTSVVLNQLAEKWFPGECERARTGSRLEELLAQGRFREALGAAGQALRADSSDLMLRIYRAESYVGLQEYKTAIEDLNFVISKMPNWPEVYFRKGKVLQDSGFVGDALQLFLQCLALDEDFLPAKLEVERTLCDVLSPEKLGESLKESAWNSPHTRNKPFILSSEVTESYCNLQLCPEQSLEGSDVLEPVSGSLNRTQSAHALNSTKDLAKEDGLKRVSSEPLLSGQEKGALLKRKLSFSEQDTVVCEDGRNKHKKQGESTKRDMTLVFGTIPGDLIDVSDFECSLCMRLFFEPVTTPCGHTFCKGCLERCLDHAPQCPLCKESLKEYLASRKYSITELLEELIMKYLSDELCERKRIHAEETAEHSNLTKNVPMFVCTMAYPTVPCPLHVFEPRYRLMIRRSMETGTKQFGMCISDAQNSFADYGCMLQIRNVHFLPDGRSVVDTVGGKRFRVLRRGMKDGYCTADIEYLEDVKVADAEELKKLRELHNFVYNQACSWFQNLRNKFRTQILQHFGPMPDREENIQAMPNGPAWCWWLLAVLPVDPRYQLSVLSMMSLKDRLIKIQHILTYFSRDQSK from the exons ATGGCGTTCTCTCCTGTGGCCGTGAGCTCGGAGGCGTCGCCGGAGCCGGGCGGCAGCGGGAGCCCGGGCGAGGAGGCGGATGGGGAGCGGGAGCCGCTACCGCGGCTGGGCGAGAGGCCGGTGCCCGGGAACCGCCTGAAGGAAGTGGTGGGCGCGTCCTTGGCGTCGCTGTGTCTCGGCCCCCTCGCCGGACCTCAGCGCCTCGGGACCCTGGTGGATTGCCTGGTGCTGAACTACCGCCTGCGGCAGGGGCTGGGCCGGAGCCGGGACCGCGGGGCCGAGGGCGGGGGCGCGGCCGAGGGGCCGCTGCGCTGCTGCGGCTGCGGCAGGTTCCTGAGCGAGCCGGTCACCGTCCCGTGCGGGCACACCTACTGCCGCCGCTGTCTCCGGAGGGAGCTGCGggcccgctgccgccgctgccgggACTGGCTACTGCCGTCGGGGGGCACCAGCACGGCCGCTGCCCCGCTGCGGACCAGCGTCGTCCTCAACCAGCTGGCGGAGAAGTGGTTCCCGGGCGAGTGCGAGCGGGCGAGGACCGGGAGCcggctggaggagctgctggcccagGGCCGCTTCCGAGAGGCTCTGGGCGCCGCCGGCCAAGCTCTGCGAGCAG ATTCCAGTGACTTGATGCTAAGAATTTACCGTGCTGAGTCATATGTTGGCCTCCAAGAATATAAAACAGCCATAGAAGATCtaaattttgttatttctaaaatgCCAAATTGGCCAGAG GTCTACTTCCGGAAAGGAAAAGTGCTGCAAGACTCTGGCTTTGTAGGTGATGCCTTACAACTGTTTCTACAGTGCTTAGCCCTTGATGAGGACTTTCTTCCAGCCAAGCTAGAAGTAGAAAGG ACATTGTGTGATGTGCTGTCACCAGAGAAGTTAGGAGAGAGTCTGAAGGAATCTGCTTGGAATTCACCGCATACTCGAAACAAACCTTTTATACTTAGTTCTGAGGTGACCGAGTCTTACTGTAACTTACAGCTTTGTCCTGAGCAG AGTTTAGAAGGATCAGATGTACTGGAGCCTGTTAGTGGAAGCTTAAATCGCACACAGTCTGCCCATGCTCTTAACTCAACAAAAGACCTTGCCAAGGAAGATGGCTTAAAGAGAGTGTCTTCTGAACCCCTTCTCTCTGGACAAGAAAAAGGTGCTTTgttgaaaagaaagctttccttttcagaacAGGATACAGTTGTGTGTGAAGatggaagaaacaaacacaaaaagcaaggAG AAAGTACAAAAAGGGACATGACACTGGTTTTTGGAACAATTCCAGGGGATCTGATTGATGTATCAGATTTTGAGTGCTCTCTATGTATGAG GCTATTCTTTGAGCCAGTGACAACCCCTTGTGGACATACGTTTTGCAAAGGTTGCTTGGAACGGTGTTTAGATCATGCTCCTCAGTGTCCACTCTGTAAGGAGAGTTTGAAAGAG TACCTTGCAAGCAGAAAATATAGCATCACAGAACTGCTGGAGGAATTAATAATGAAGTATCTGTCTGATGAATTGtgtgagagaaaaagaattcaTGCTGAAGAAACTGCTGAACACTCAAA CTTGACCAAGAATGTTCCGATGTTTGTTTGCACTATGGCATATCCTACTGTGCCTTGCCCTCTACATGTGTTTGAGCCAAGATACCGACTAATGATTCGCAGAAGTATGGAAACTGGAACTAAACAGTTTGGGATGTGTATAAGTGATGCTCAAAACAG TTTTGCAGATTATGGTTGCATGCTGCAAATTAGGAACGTTCATTTTCTACCTGATGGACGGTCTGTTGTTGATACAGTTGGTGGAAAGAGATTTAGAGTTTTACGGAGAGGGATGAAAGATGGTTATTGCACTGCAGACATTGAATATTTGGAAGATGTTAAG GTTGCTGATGCAGAAGAACTAAAGAAACTGAGAGAACTTCACAATTTTGTTTACAATCAGGCCTGCAGTTGGTTCCAAAACTTAAGAAACAAATTTCGCACTCaaattcttcagcattttgGGCCAATGCCTGACAGGGAGGAAAATATACAG GCAATGCCCAATGGTCCTGCTTGGTGTTGGTGGCTTCTAGCTGTTCTCCCAGTAGACCCCAGATATCAGCTGTCAGTTCTCTCCATGATGTCTTTAAAAGACCGTCTGATAAAAATCCAACATATACTCACATATTTTTCTAGAGACCAGTCCAAGTGA